The following proteins are co-located in the Paenibacillus sp. FSL H8-0079 genome:
- a CDS encoding secondary thiamine-phosphate synthase enzyme YjbQ, with amino-acid sequence MLYTKNISTSTRDEMKDITRDVKQVVQSSGVQNGTVLIYCPHTTAGIAINENADPDVKHDVLLRLDEVYPWEHPEYRHAEGNTASHLKSITTGPSQTVIIHEGRLLLGRWQGIYFCEFDGPREREYFLKIMEG; translated from the coding sequence ATGTTATATACGAAGAATATATCCACTTCCACACGAGATGAAATGAAAGATATCACACGGGACGTGAAGCAGGTTGTCCAAAGTAGCGGCGTGCAGAATGGGACTGTGCTCATCTACTGTCCACATACAACGGCGGGTATTGCCATCAACGAAAATGCAGATCCGGATGTGAAACACGATGTATTGTTGCGCCTGGACGAAGTGTACCCTTGGGAGCATCCCGAGTATCGACATGCCGAAGGCAATACAGCCTCTCACCTGAAATCGATCACAACGGGGCCATCACAGACGGTGATTATTCATGAAGGCAGACTGCTGCTTGGCCGATGGCAGGGCATTTACTTTTGCGAATTCGATGGACCACGTGAGCGAGAGTACTTTCTCAAAATCATGGAAGGTTAG
- the cysT gene encoding sulfate ABC transporter permease subunit CysT produces MNTVLRHKGWTWGFRSTVLLYFIVLIVLPIIGVYVNSFSEGWSNFVQSITDPIAWKAVLLTIRLAVIATLINVVLGTMIAWVLTRYRFVGRSFLNSLVDLPFALPTAVGGLMIMLLLGPVSAIGKLAESMGFEIVFHQPAIVIAMTFVTFPFVIRAVQPLLEEIDPSEEEASYTMGASKARTFMQVILPSMAPGMISGGMLAFSRGLAEFGAVVLVAGNIPGRTLTASVFIYGEIESDNPTGAAAVSVLLLTLSFLILWLINLVQMRGRRR; encoded by the coding sequence ATGAATACCGTTCTTCGTCATAAGGGATGGACTTGGGGATTTCGCAGTACCGTATTGTTATATTTTATCGTACTTATTGTACTTCCAATCATCGGTGTGTACGTCAATTCCTTCTCCGAAGGATGGAGCAACTTTGTTCAGAGCATTACGGACCCGATCGCGTGGAAAGCCGTACTGCTGACCATTCGGCTGGCGGTGATTGCAACGCTGATTAATGTGGTTCTTGGCACGATGATCGCATGGGTGTTGACAAGGTATCGCTTTGTGGGCCGATCGTTTCTCAACAGTCTGGTCGATCTTCCGTTTGCACTGCCAACCGCAGTGGGCGGCTTAATGATTATGCTGCTCTTGGGTCCGGTCAGTGCCATCGGGAAACTGGCAGAATCCATGGGATTCGAGATAGTGTTTCACCAGCCCGCAATTGTTATCGCGATGACCTTTGTCACATTTCCATTTGTGATCCGTGCGGTGCAGCCTTTACTGGAAGAGATTGATCCTTCCGAGGAAGAGGCCTCGTACACGATGGGTGCTTCCAAGGCTCGCACGTTCATGCAGGTTATTCTGCCTTCCATGGCACCTGGCATGATCAGTGGGGGGATGTTGGCTTTCTCCAGAGGACTCGCTGAATTCGGGGCTGTTGTGCTGGTGGCTGGTAACATTCCGGGAAGAACACTGACCGCTTCCGTATTTATCTACGGGGAGATTGAAAGTGATAATCCAACTGGGGCAGCTGCTGTATCCGTGTTGCTCCTGACGCTCTCTTTCCTGATCCTCTGGCTGATCAATCTGGTGCAGATGCGGGGGAGAAGACGATGA
- a CDS encoding sulfate ABC transporter permease subunit, producing the protein MRRLLIGLTFAVFIVLLIIPLGRIFIGAFEDGAGGFLKGLMRPEALHALMMTGLVVLVVTLLNTLFGIMMALYLVRAGWLSERVRGLLNSIVDLPYAVSPVIGGLMIVLMLGPNSIMGAFFEGIGFNVVYAFPGMVIATLFVTFPLMVREVMPVLQELGSQQEEAASTLGAYGWRTFWSVTWPSIRWAVVYGLVLTVARSLGEFGAVLVVSGNIMNKTQTATTLVYQDVENFNVAAANGVALVLVTFSVGLLLMMEWAKKRKEVH; encoded by the coding sequence ATGAGACGACTCTTAATCGGACTGACGTTTGCGGTATTTATTGTACTGCTGATCATCCCGCTCGGACGCATTTTTATTGGCGCATTTGAAGACGGGGCAGGCGGATTCCTGAAAGGGTTAATGCGCCCTGAGGCGCTACACGCCTTGATGATGACCGGACTGGTGGTTCTGGTGGTCACCCTGTTAAATACATTATTTGGCATCATGATGGCCCTGTATCTGGTACGTGCCGGGTGGCTGAGTGAACGGGTGAGAGGGCTGTTGAACAGCATTGTAGACCTGCCTTATGCCGTATCTCCTGTCATTGGCGGCTTGATGATTGTGTTGATGTTGGGACCTAACAGCATTATGGGCGCTTTTTTTGAAGGAATCGGATTCAATGTGGTCTATGCCTTCCCAGGTATGGTGATCGCAACGTTATTTGTTACCTTTCCACTGATGGTCAGAGAGGTTATGCCTGTTCTGCAGGAACTCGGTTCACAGCAAGAGGAGGCAGCATCTACCCTTGGCGCCTACGGCTGGAGAACGTTCTGGAGTGTGACCTGGCCTTCGATCCGCTGGGCGGTGGTGTACGGTCTTGTCTTGACGGTTGCGCGCTCGCTCGGGGAATTCGGTGCAGTGCTGGTCGTATCCGGTAATATTATGAACAAAACGCAGACAGCAACAACGCTGGTCTATCAGGATGTTGAGAATTTTAATGTTGCTGCCGCAAATGGTGTGGCATTGGTGCTGGTCACCTTCTCCGTCGGGCTACTGCTCATGATGGAATGGGCCAAGAAGCGAAAGGAAGTGCATTGA